In one window of Streptomyces sp. FXJ1.172 DNA:
- a CDS encoding LacI family DNA-binding transcriptional regulator — protein sequence MTAPAGAPGSPPTGRARLADVAAFAGVSVGTASKALSGAGRMRPETRQRVLDAVEALGFRPNQHAQSLHAGRSWTVGLMTTDGIGRFSTPVLLGAEDALGAGKISVLLCDTRGDTIREQHHLRNLMDRRVDGIIVTGRRTDPRPPLTGITGLESVPVVYALSPSTDPGDMSVVTDDKGGAELAVEHLLSTGRTRIAHVTGPEHHAAARDRAGHAVRHLEGAGLGLSTHRVHFGEWSEAWGRRATDAVLRTAPGTDAFFCGNDQIARGVTDALRERGVGVPGDIAVVGYDNWDTMALASRPPLTTIDMDLSEIGRIAALRLLEAIDAGEATPGVRTVACRLVVREST from the coding sequence GTGACCGCTCCCGCTGGTGCTCCAGGCTCTCCTCCCACCGGCCGGGCCAGGCTCGCCGACGTCGCCGCGTTCGCCGGCGTCAGCGTGGGCACCGCCTCCAAGGCGCTCAGCGGCGCGGGCCGGATGCGCCCGGAGACCCGTCAACGCGTGCTGGACGCGGTGGAGGCCCTCGGCTTCCGCCCCAACCAGCACGCCCAGAGCCTGCACGCCGGCCGCAGCTGGACCGTCGGCCTGATGACCACCGACGGCATCGGACGCTTCAGCACCCCGGTCCTCCTCGGCGCCGAGGACGCCCTTGGCGCCGGCAAGATATCGGTACTGCTGTGCGACACACGCGGCGACACCATCCGCGAACAGCACCACCTGCGCAATCTCATGGACCGCCGCGTCGACGGCATCATCGTCACCGGTCGCCGCACGGACCCGCGCCCACCACTGACCGGCATCACCGGCCTGGAGTCGGTCCCCGTGGTCTACGCACTCTCACCGTCCACGGACCCCGGTGACATGTCCGTCGTCACGGACGACAAGGGCGGCGCCGAGCTGGCCGTGGAGCACCTGCTGTCCACGGGCCGCACCCGCATCGCCCATGTCACCGGCCCCGAACACCATGCGGCCGCTCGCGACCGCGCAGGCCACGCCGTGCGGCACCTGGAGGGCGCCGGCCTCGGCCTGTCCACTCACCGTGTCCACTTCGGCGAGTGGAGCGAGGCATGGGGCCGCCGCGCGACGGACGCCGTCCTGCGCACCGCCCCCGGCACCGACGCCTTTTTCTGCGGCAACGACCAGATCGCCCGCGGAGTCACCGACGCGCTGCGCGAACGGGGCGTCGGTGTCCCCGGGGACATCGCGGTGGTCGGCTACGACAACTGGGACACCATGGCCCTCGCCAGCCGCCCCCCGCTCACCACCATCGACATGGACCTCTCGGAGATCGGCCGGATAGCGGCCCTGCGCCTGCTGGAAGCGATCGATGCGGGCGAGGCGACACCGGGGGTGCGGACGGTCGCCTGCCGACTGGTCGTACGGGAGTCGACGTGA
- a CDS encoding glycoside hydrolase family 127 protein, translating into MPSTRSAPPSPTGAVGPVRLGPAARAALRPAVGGIDAGFWHSRREVNAGTSIPQGPELLESAGNLHNLRIAAGTTEGEFRGAYPFVDTDVYKWLEAAAWQLAQEADGELEAHVDRIAALVAAAQQPDGYLNTWFQLAKGGERYQDLRWGHELYCAGHLIQAAVAHHRATGRTELLDVAVRFADHIDSVFGPPGSGKPLDGIDGHPEIETALAELYRETGERRYLDLAAYFVDRHGHGLLGGDAYCQDRVPLREATDVEGHAVRQLYLLAAAADLAAETGDRELRTAAERLWHAMTATKTHLTGGLGAHHDKEDFGDPYELPNERAYCETCAAIACVQWSWRMALLTGEARYSDLIERTLYNGFLAGVSLDGERWLYVNPLQVRDGHTDTGGDQSARRTRWFRCACCPPNVMRLLASLEHYLASTDDGGLQIHQYVTGRYRGGGIAVRCVTEYPWHGTIALTVEESPGEDPWTLSLRIPQWCRDVRVRCGEESYDAPVADGWLRLERTWAVGDRVVLELALEPRFTAADPRVDAVRGCVAIERGPLVYCLEQADHPGGGLDDIVVDPSRPLAVKQRPDLLGGVTTLVAAGHRRRIPDAGWWPYTPLHAQGPSPTDPAQGPAEGEPLELTAVPYYAWANREDGSMRVWLPTS; encoded by the coding sequence ATGCCCAGCACACGCTCCGCCCCGCCCTCCCCCACCGGTGCCGTGGGTCCGGTCCGTCTCGGTCCGGCCGCCCGTGCCGCGCTGCGTCCCGCCGTCGGCGGCATCGACGCGGGCTTCTGGCACAGCCGGCGCGAGGTCAACGCCGGCACCTCCATCCCGCAGGGCCCCGAACTGCTGGAGTCCGCCGGCAATCTGCACAACCTGCGGATCGCGGCGGGCACCACCGAGGGCGAATTCCGGGGGGCGTACCCCTTCGTCGACACGGACGTCTACAAATGGCTGGAGGCCGCGGCCTGGCAGCTCGCGCAGGAGGCCGACGGCGAGCTGGAGGCGCACGTCGACCGCATCGCCGCACTTGTCGCCGCCGCCCAGCAGCCCGACGGATACCTCAACACCTGGTTCCAGCTGGCCAAGGGCGGCGAGCGGTACCAGGACCTGCGCTGGGGGCACGAGCTGTACTGCGCGGGACACCTCATCCAGGCCGCCGTCGCACACCACCGGGCCACCGGCCGCACCGAACTCCTGGACGTCGCCGTGCGCTTCGCCGACCACATCGACTCCGTCTTCGGGCCACCCGGCAGCGGCAAGCCCCTCGACGGCATCGACGGGCACCCCGAGATCGAGACCGCACTCGCCGAGCTGTACCGGGAGACCGGCGAGCGCCGCTATCTCGACCTGGCCGCCTACTTCGTCGACCGGCACGGCCACGGCCTGCTCGGCGGCGACGCCTACTGCCAGGACCGCGTCCCGCTCAGGGAGGCGACCGACGTCGAGGGCCACGCCGTACGCCAGTTGTATCTGCTGGCAGCGGCCGCCGATCTCGCCGCCGAGACCGGGGACCGCGAACTGCGCACCGCCGCCGAGCGGTTGTGGCACGCCATGACCGCCACGAAGACCCACCTGACCGGTGGCCTCGGTGCCCACCACGACAAGGAGGACTTCGGTGACCCGTACGAACTGCCCAACGAGCGTGCCTACTGCGAGACCTGCGCCGCCATCGCCTGCGTCCAGTGGAGCTGGCGCATGGCCCTGCTCACCGGCGAGGCCCGCTACAGCGACCTGATCGAGCGCACCCTGTACAACGGCTTCCTGGCCGGAGTGTCGCTGGACGGCGAGCGCTGGCTGTACGTCAACCCGCTCCAGGTCCGCGACGGTCACACCGATACCGGCGGCGATCAGTCCGCCCGCCGCACCCGCTGGTTCCGCTGCGCCTGCTGCCCGCCCAACGTGATGCGCCTGCTGGCCTCCCTGGAGCACTACCTGGCGAGCACCGACGACGGCGGACTCCAGATCCACCAGTACGTCACCGGCCGCTACCGTGGCGGGGGAATCGCCGTGCGCTGCGTGACCGAGTACCCCTGGCACGGCACGATCGCCCTCACCGTCGAGGAGAGCCCGGGCGAGGACCCCTGGACGCTGTCCCTGCGCATTCCGCAGTGGTGCCGTGACGTGCGCGTGCGGTGCGGCGAGGAGTCGTACGACGCTCCGGTGGCCGACGGCTGGCTGCGGCTGGAACGGACCTGGGCCGTCGGTGACCGGGTGGTCCTGGAGCTGGCGCTGGAGCCCCGCTTCACCGCGGCCGACCCGCGGGTGGACGCCGTACGGGGCTGTGTGGCGATCGAACGCGGCCCGCTCGTGTACTGCCTGGAGCAGGCGGACCATCCCGGTGGCGGCCTGGACGACATCGTCGTCGACCCGTCGCGCCCGCTCGCCGTCAAGCAGCGCCCGGACCTGCTCGGCGGCGTGACCACGCTGGTGGCCGCGGGCCACCGGCGCCGGATCCCCGACGCGGGCTGGTGGCCGTACACCCCGCTCCACGCTCAGGGCCCCTCGCCCACGGACCCGGCACAGGGTCCGGCCGAGGGCGAGCCGCTCGAGCTGACCGCCGTCCCCTACTACGCCTGGGCCAACCGCGAAGACGGCAGCATGCGCGTCTGGCTGCCCACCTCCTGA
- a CDS encoding sugar ABC transporter substrate-binding protein, with protein sequence MIPTRRTLLAALTAVALASLTACGSGSGSSGAGHASSGTYTFWDPYPQFDASSPWGKRVAECGTMAGVKVKRTAYDTTDLGNKALLAAQQGNAPDVMLVDNPVVSTLVEAGILNKTGDLGLATGSIQKNIIGAGTIDGSAYGVPIGANTLALYYNKKILSAAGVDPASVKDWNSLTTALKKVKAAGKKGITFSAINTEEGSFQFLPWFWGAGGDLTRLNSARGVAALSLWKQWVDAGYAPKDVLQNTQTTSWQEFATGTYAFGENGTWQLGNAGKTGFGYGIINIPAQNGGSAPVPTGGEFVTVPVQKDTARYGVSKKIVECLTSDASLLPTDTTLMYVAPTAAVQAAQVKQDPQLKPWVDAVAAARGRTSGGLGTKYPAISQPMWTAVQAALSGGKSPQAALDTAQASAGKN encoded by the coding sequence GTGATACCCACCCGCCGCACACTCCTTGCCGCACTCACCGCCGTCGCGCTCGCCTCCCTCACCGCCTGCGGGAGCGGCTCCGGCTCCTCGGGTGCCGGCCACGCCTCCTCGGGCACGTACACCTTCTGGGACCCGTATCCGCAGTTCGACGCCTCCTCGCCGTGGGGCAAGCGCGTCGCCGAGTGCGGGACGATGGCCGGGGTGAAGGTCAAGCGCACCGCGTACGACACCACGGACCTCGGGAACAAGGCGCTGCTGGCCGCCCAGCAGGGCAACGCACCGGACGTGATGCTCGTCGACAACCCGGTCGTCTCCACGCTGGTGGAAGCGGGGATCCTCAACAAGACCGGCGATCTCGGCCTGGCCACGGGGTCGATACAGAAGAACATCATCGGCGCCGGCACCATCGACGGCTCCGCGTACGGCGTGCCCATCGGCGCCAACACACTCGCCCTCTACTACAACAAGAAGATCCTGTCCGCCGCGGGCGTGGACCCGGCCTCCGTCAAGGACTGGAACTCCCTCACCACCGCGCTGAAGAAGGTCAAGGCGGCCGGGAAGAAGGGCATCACGTTCTCCGCGATCAACACCGAGGAGGGCAGTTTCCAGTTCCTGCCCTGGTTCTGGGGCGCGGGCGGCGACCTGACGAGGCTGAACTCGGCCCGGGGCGTGGCCGCGCTGTCGCTGTGGAAGCAGTGGGTGGACGCGGGGTACGCCCCCAAGGACGTCCTGCAGAACACGCAGACCACCAGCTGGCAGGAGTTCGCCACCGGCACTTACGCGTTCGGCGAGAACGGCACCTGGCAGCTCGGCAACGCGGGCAAGACCGGATTCGGCTACGGGATCATCAACATCCCTGCCCAGAACGGGGGTTCGGCCCCCGTGCCGACCGGCGGCGAGTTCGTCACCGTGCCCGTGCAGAAGGACACCGCGCGCTACGGCGTCAGCAAGAAGATCGTCGAGTGCCTGACCAGTGACGCCAGCCTGCTGCCGACGGACACCACGCTGATGTACGTGGCGCCGACCGCGGCGGTGCAGGCGGCACAGGTCAAGCAGGACCCGCAGCTGAAGCCGTGGGTGGACGCGGTGGCCGCGGCGCGCGGCCGCACCAGCGGCGGACTGGGCACCAAGTACCCGGCCATCTCGCAGCCGATGTGGACCGCCGTCCAGGCGGCCCTCTCGGGCGGCAAGAGCCCGCAGGCGGCCCTTGACACCGCCCAGGCAAGCGCAGGGAAGAACTGA
- a CDS encoding carbohydrate ABC transporter permease, with protein MTIARVDRPRRTPGVTEVSGSGPLSPQRRLRRRSRLTAFAFVAPLIAYLAAFYLYPLYRNLDLSLRDYTVRSFVAGDAPFSGWGNFRKVLDDPAFAPALRHTMVFTFVSIAFQYVIGLALAVFFNRHFRLSGVLRALFLIPWLLPLIVSASTWSWMFNSESGVVNYFLHFFGVDPVGWLTSPDWALTSVIVANIWIGIPFNLVILYSGLQNIPAELYEAAALDGASAWQVFRRITFPLLRPVSAITLLLGLVYTLKVFDLIWIMTKGGPGDSSSTLATWSYQLGFGTLLPKFGPGAAVGNLLILIALVFGLLHIRVQRRQEA; from the coding sequence ATGACCATCGCCCGCGTCGACCGGCCACGGCGGACACCGGGGGTGACGGAGGTGAGCGGGTCCGGTCCGCTGTCGCCGCAGCGCAGACTGAGGCGCCGGAGCCGGCTGACCGCGTTCGCCTTCGTCGCCCCGCTGATCGCCTACCTCGCCGCCTTCTACCTCTACCCCCTCTACCGCAACCTCGACCTGAGCCTGCGCGACTACACCGTCCGCTCCTTCGTGGCCGGCGACGCGCCCTTCTCCGGCTGGGGCAACTTCCGCAAGGTCCTGGACGATCCGGCCTTCGCTCCGGCACTGCGCCACACGATGGTCTTCACCTTCGTGTCCATCGCCTTCCAGTACGTCATCGGCCTCGCCCTCGCGGTCTTCTTCAACCGGCACTTCCGCCTCTCGGGCGTACTGCGGGCGCTGTTCCTCATCCCGTGGCTGCTCCCGCTGATCGTGTCGGCGTCCACCTGGTCGTGGATGTTCAACAGCGAGTCCGGCGTGGTGAATTACTTTCTGCACTTCTTCGGGGTCGATCCGGTGGGCTGGCTCACCTCGCCCGACTGGGCGCTGACCTCCGTGATCGTCGCCAACATCTGGATCGGCATCCCGTTCAACCTGGTCATCCTCTACAGCGGGCTGCAGAACATCCCCGCGGAGCTGTACGAGGCGGCGGCCCTGGACGGGGCGAGCGCCTGGCAGGTGTTCCGCCGGATCACCTTTCCGCTGCTGCGGCCCGTGTCGGCGATCACCCTGCTCCTCGGTCTCGTCTACACCCTCAAGGTGTTCGACCTGATCTGGATCATGACCAAGGGCGGTCCCGGCGACTCCTCCTCCACCCTGGCGACCTGGTCGTACCAGCTCGGGTTCGGCACGCTGCTGCCCAAGTTCGGCCCGGGCGCCGCGGTCGGCAACCTCCTCATCCTCATCGCGCTCGTCTTCGGCCTGCTCCACATCCGCGTCCAGAGGAGGCAAGAGGCGTGA
- a CDS encoding carbohydrate ABC transporter permease: MLFPVYWMLNVSLTPQQDMRKNPPGLFPLHPTFEGYRSVLDDQLPYLGTSLLIGLGTVALTLLLAAPAGYSLAKLRPRGGGTLGLVLLIAQMVPGIVMAMGFYGIFLDFGLLNSWWGLIIADSTIAVPFGVMIFTAFMSGIPGELIAASRIDGAGAFRTFWSIVLPVSRNALVTVSLFSFLWAWSDFVFANTLDGGGDLRPITLGIYKYIGNNNQEWNAIMATAVVASVPAAVLLVLAQRYVAAGVTAGAVKD; this comes from the coding sequence ATGCTGTTCCCGGTGTACTGGATGCTCAACGTGTCCCTCACCCCTCAGCAGGACATGCGCAAGAACCCGCCCGGCCTCTTCCCGCTGCACCCGACCTTCGAGGGCTACCGCTCGGTCCTGGACGACCAGTTGCCCTACCTCGGCACCAGCCTGCTCATCGGCCTCGGCACGGTCGCCCTCACCCTGCTGCTCGCCGCCCCGGCCGGCTACTCCCTGGCCAAACTGCGCCCGCGCGGCGGCGGAACCCTCGGCCTGGTCCTGCTGATCGCCCAGATGGTCCCCGGCATCGTCATGGCGATGGGCTTCTACGGCATCTTTCTCGACTTCGGCCTGCTGAACTCCTGGTGGGGTCTGATCATCGCCGATTCCACCATCGCCGTGCCCTTCGGCGTCATGATCTTCACGGCGTTCATGTCGGGCATCCCCGGCGAGCTGATCGCCGCCTCGCGCATCGACGGCGCGGGCGCCTTCCGCACGTTCTGGTCGATCGTGCTGCCGGTGAGCCGCAACGCGCTCGTCACCGTCTCGCTCTTCAGCTTCCTGTGGGCCTGGTCCGACTTCGTCTTCGCCAACACCCTTGACGGCGGCGGCGATCTGAGGCCGATCACCCTCGGCATCTACAAGTACATCGGCAACAACAACCAGGAGTGGAACGCGATCATGGCCACCGCCGTCGTCGCCTCCGTTCCCGCGGCAGTCCTGCTGGTCCTCGCGCAGCGCTACGTGGCCGCGGGCGTCACCGCGGGCGCGGTCAAGGACTGA
- a CDS encoding RICIN domain-containing protein — protein MSRTRPLTSLLGVCALAATAVLATDPPAQAAPTSSTTLVVNANQTLRPVTHVATGSLYGLADGSTPADSLVTPLRPNTFVQMAPGGSQLPNGEPEPAGDALVVAPKAARAGAKVVVRMPDLYPNFPYKWVSWSDWLSAVDKQVASVRSSGAGDIAAYELWNEPDWTWDTTHAGAFDDGWARTYKEVRSKDTKAPVQGPSYSAWNQSWMSTFLTDAKASGTVPDIISWHELQGSKDIAAHVAAYRTLEAALGISPRPIAIEEYAEPSEVGVPGALIGYVAKFERAGVHDAELAFWNHYGTLGDTLTDTGGAPNGSYWMYKWYGDMSGSMLVTTPPAQTGIDGIASLNGSGNRISVVAGGCTGSCAVTVGGLSSLPAFGNTVHVKLEYTPSTGRTTASPGPVTVSDADYTVSGGSITVPVTMNASDGYHLVITPAGTSTSLAGRYQITNKNSGLALDTLNAGTAQGTSVVQATSTTDSDKNWSLVAAGSGLYKIVNQRSGLPLGIQNMSTADGGPALIWGDNGTADHLWQVIPARDGYYKIANYNSGLLLGVDQMSTSSGAQVLQWSDNGTADHLWKLTAR, from the coding sequence ATGAGCCGCACAAGACCCCTCACCTCACTGCTGGGCGTCTGCGCCCTGGCCGCCACCGCCGTACTCGCCACCGACCCGCCGGCCCAGGCGGCCCCCACCTCGTCCACCACACTGGTGGTCAACGCGAACCAGACGCTCCGCCCGGTCACCCATGTCGCCACCGGCAGCCTCTACGGTCTCGCCGACGGCAGCACGCCCGCCGACAGTCTCGTCACCCCGCTCAGGCCGAACACGTTCGTGCAGATGGCTCCGGGCGGCTCCCAACTCCCCAACGGCGAGCCCGAGCCGGCCGGTGACGCACTGGTCGTCGCTCCGAAGGCCGCCCGGGCCGGCGCCAAGGTGGTCGTCCGGATGCCGGACTTGTACCCCAACTTCCCGTACAAATGGGTGAGCTGGAGCGACTGGCTGTCCGCGGTCGACAAGCAGGTCGCCTCCGTACGGTCCTCGGGCGCGGGCGACATCGCCGCGTACGAGCTGTGGAACGAGCCCGACTGGACCTGGGACACCACCCATGCCGGTGCCTTCGACGACGGCTGGGCCCGCACCTACAAGGAGGTCCGCTCCAAGGACACCAAGGCCCCGGTCCAGGGCCCCAGTTACTCCGCCTGGAATCAGTCCTGGATGAGCACCTTCCTCACCGACGCCAAGGCGAGCGGCACCGTCCCCGACATCATCTCCTGGCACGAGCTGCAGGGCAGCAAGGACATCGCCGCGCACGTCGCCGCCTACCGCACGCTGGAGGCCGCGCTCGGCATCAGCCCGCGGCCCATCGCCATCGAGGAGTACGCCGAGCCGTCCGAAGTGGGCGTCCCGGGCGCACTCATCGGCTATGTCGCCAAGTTCGAACGGGCAGGTGTGCACGACGCCGAACTCGCCTTCTGGAACCACTACGGCACCCTCGGCGACACCCTCACCGACACCGGCGGCGCACCCAACGGCTCGTACTGGATGTACAAGTGGTACGGCGACATGTCGGGCTCCATGCTGGTCACCACGCCCCCGGCGCAGACAGGCATCGACGGCATCGCGTCCCTGAACGGCTCGGGCAACCGGATCAGCGTCGTGGCGGGCGGCTGCACCGGCTCCTGCGCGGTGACCGTGGGCGGCCTGTCCTCGCTGCCGGCCTTCGGCAACACGGTCCATGTGAAGCTGGAGTACACACCCAGCACCGGCCGTACGACCGCCTCTCCGGGCCCGGTCACCGTCTCCGACGCCGACTACACCGTCTCCGGCGGCTCCATCACCGTACCGGTGACCATGAACGCCTCCGACGGCTACCACCTGGTGATCACACCGGCCGGCACCTCCACCTCACTGGCCGGGCGTTACCAGATCACCAACAAGAACAGCGGCCTCGCCCTGGACACCCTGAACGCGGGCACCGCTCAGGGCACTTCGGTCGTCCAGGCCACGTCCACCACCGACAGCGACAAGAACTGGAGCCTGGTGGCGGCGGGTTCGGGCCTGTACAAGATCGTCAACCAGAGGAGCGGCCTGCCACTCGGCATCCAGAACATGAGCACCGCCGACGGCGGCCCTGCCCTGATCTGGGGCGACAACGGCACCGCCGACCACCTCTGGCAGGTCATCCCCGCCCGCGACGGCTACTACAAGATCGCCAACTACAACAGCGGACTGCTCCTGGGCGTGGACCAGATGAGCACGTCCTCCGGCGCCCAGGTCCTGCAGTGGTCCGACAACGGCACCGCCGACCACCTCTGGAAGCTGACCGCGCGCTGA
- a CDS encoding ABC transporter substrate-binding protein yields MTTRRARAAAVLGCLALAALGLSACETTPTTGLAKPSVATSAENAGGMRALIAAAKREGTLRAIALPRDWADYGGLIDGFEKKYGIPVKVENPLGHSEDEIDAVRKRGNRPTAPDVIDVGDTFARNAAAQNLLAPYKVAAFDSIPDNQKDSQARWSNNYGGYISIGCDANRVKHCPETFADLLKPAYRGKVALEGDPPRSATAFASVYAAALANNGSFADVQPGLDFFAKLNEKGNLNPLRSNLATVEDGRTPISINWDYINLHYADQLRAKGVNWQVAIPFDGSFAQYFALAVNKNAPHPAAARLWQEYLFSPQGQNLRLRSYARPVLMEVMRQDGTLDKAAAERLPTVEGTPQFPTDAQLAKAKETVTRGWAKAVPGSTRSALPSIAFRDLPGRG; encoded by the coding sequence GTGACCACACGCCGTGCCCGAGCAGCAGCCGTCCTCGGCTGCCTCGCTCTCGCGGCACTGGGCCTGAGCGCCTGCGAGACCACACCGACCACCGGACTCGCGAAGCCGTCGGTTGCCACTTCCGCCGAGAACGCGGGCGGCATGCGCGCGCTGATCGCCGCGGCGAAACGGGAGGGCACGCTCAGGGCGATCGCGCTGCCGCGCGACTGGGCCGACTACGGCGGCCTGATCGACGGCTTCGAGAAGAAGTACGGCATCCCCGTCAAGGTCGAGAATCCGCTGGGCCACAGCGAGGACGAGATCGACGCCGTCCGGAAGAGGGGGAACCGTCCGACGGCCCCCGACGTGATCGACGTGGGCGACACGTTCGCGCGCAACGCAGCGGCACAGAATCTGCTCGCGCCGTACAAGGTCGCCGCCTTCGACTCGATCCCCGACAATCAGAAGGACTCCCAAGCCCGCTGGTCGAACAACTACGGGGGCTACATCTCCATCGGCTGTGACGCCAACCGGGTCAAGCACTGTCCGGAGACGTTCGCCGACCTGCTGAAACCCGCCTACAGAGGCAAGGTCGCCCTCGAAGGCGACCCGCCCCGGTCGGCCACCGCCTTCGCCAGCGTCTACGCAGCCGCGCTGGCGAACAACGGTTCGTTCGCGGACGTCCAGCCCGGTCTCGACTTCTTCGCCAAGCTCAACGAGAAGGGCAACCTCAACCCGCTCAGGTCCAATCTGGCGACGGTCGAGGACGGCCGGACCCCCATCAGCATCAACTGGGACTACATCAACCTGCACTACGCCGACCAGCTTCGGGCCAAGGGTGTGAACTGGCAGGTCGCGATCCCCTTCGACGGCAGCTTCGCCCAGTACTTCGCGCTGGCGGTCAACAAGAACGCCCCGCACCCCGCGGCTGCCCGCCTGTGGCAGGAGTACCTCTTCAGCCCACAGGGCCAGAACCTCCGGCTGCGCAGCTACGCCCGCCCGGTGCTGATGGAGGTCATGCGGCAGGACGGCACCCTCGACAAGGCCGCCGCCGAACGACTGCCGACGGTTGAGGGGACGCCGCAGTTCCCGACGGACGCGCAACTGGCGAAGGCGAAGGAGACCGTCACCCGCGGCTGGGCGAAGGCCGTCCCCGGGAGTACGAGGTCTGCCCTGCCCTCAATTGCCTTTCGTGACCTGCCGGGGCGGGGCTGA